A single region of the Kocuria rosea genome encodes:
- a CDS encoding heparan-alpha-glucosaminide N-acetyltransferase domain-containing protein yields the protein MVSIHILPAWDPETFAPTAQWTLFAGRSAALFALLAGVSLAFTSGGRTAHTGRAMNATGAGILVRAGLITALGLAINPLIPGATAEEIPAINILIYYGTFFVLAIPFLSLSAKALFRWAAVFALAAPVLMHATREALPAAAALNPGFADLAADPGATLAHLLLTGTYPALPYLAYLLVGLGIGRLNLAGIQVQAGLLLVGLGVAVVAWLAYWVLILQAGGYDQLMTHTPALTEDGIDDIIVFGPDPVLPTTTWWWLAIAGPHTNTPLALAMGLGSGAAVLGGFLLLTRRFGSWVLPLSAMGTMTLTLYSAHLLALSAEVHYDQPYLWIFLQIGVAALFATAWHRTLGQGPLERVVARGAGLTRRLVLAGRRTR from the coding sequence ATGGTCTCCATCCACATCCTGCCCGCCTGGGACCCGGAGACCTTCGCCCCCACCGCCCAGTGGACGCTCTTCGCCGGACGCTCCGCCGCCCTGTTCGCGCTGTTGGCCGGGGTGAGCCTGGCCTTCACCTCCGGAGGACGCACCGCCCACACCGGCCGGGCGATGAACGCCACTGGGGCCGGGATCCTGGTCCGGGCCGGGTTGATCACCGCCCTGGGCCTGGCGATCAACCCGCTGATCCCGGGCGCCACCGCCGAGGAGATCCCGGCGATCAACATCCTGATCTACTACGGGACCTTCTTCGTCCTGGCCATCCCGTTCCTGAGCCTGTCCGCCAAGGCCCTCTTCCGCTGGGCGGCGGTGTTCGCCCTGGCCGCCCCGGTGCTCATGCACGCCACCCGTGAGGCCCTGCCGGCCGCCGCGGCGCTCAACCCCGGCTTCGCCGACCTGGCCGCCGACCCCGGGGCCACCCTCGCCCACCTGCTGCTGACCGGCACCTATCCGGCCCTGCCGTACCTGGCCTACCTGCTGGTCGGTCTGGGGATCGGGCGGCTGAACCTGGCCGGCATCCAGGTCCAGGCCGGCCTGCTGCTGGTCGGCCTCGGGGTCGCCGTGGTGGCGTGGCTGGCCTACTGGGTGCTGATCCTCCAGGCCGGCGGCTACGACCAGCTCATGACCCACACCCCGGCCCTGACCGAGGACGGGATCGACGACATCATCGTCTTCGGCCCGGACCCGGTGCTGCCGACCACCACCTGGTGGTGGCTGGCGATTGCGGGTCCGCACACCAACACGCCCCTGGCCCTGGCGATGGGCCTGGGCTCGGGGGCGGCCGTGCTCGGGGGCTTCCTCCTGCTCACCCGCCGCTTCGGGAGCTGGGTGCTGCCGCTGAGCGCGATGGGCACCATGACCCTCACCCTGTACTCGGCTCATCTGCTGGCCCTGTCCGCCGAGGTGCACTACGACCAGCCCTACCTGTGGATCTTCCTCCAGATCGGGGTGGCCGCGCTTTTCGCCACCGCCTGGCACCGCACCCTCGGACAGGGACCTCTCGAACGCGTCGTGGCCCGTGGCGCAGGCCTCACCCGCCGCCTGGTCCTCGCCGGGCGGCGCACGCGCTGA
- a CDS encoding HAD-IIA family hydrolase, with amino-acid sequence MDRSRPECWLTDMDGVLVREGEALPGAADFLQRLVDQERRFLVLTNNSIYTPRDLAARLAKSGLTVPEESIWTSALATAGFLADQVPGGSAYVVGEAGLTTALYEVGYTLTDVSPDYVVLGETRTYSFEAITKAIRLIESGSRFIATNPDATGPSAEGPLPATGAVAALITRATGAVPYFVGKPNPMMFRSAMNRIEAHSETTVMVGDRMDTDVVAGIEAGLETILVLSGSTQASDIPTYPYRPGRVRDSIADVIELI; translated from the coding sequence ATGGATCGTTCCCGTCCGGAGTGCTGGTTGACGGACATGGACGGGGTGCTCGTCCGTGAGGGCGAGGCCCTTCCGGGCGCCGCTGACTTCTTGCAGCGCCTCGTCGACCAGGAACGCCGTTTCCTGGTGCTGACCAACAACTCGATCTACACCCCCCGAGACCTCGCGGCCCGGCTGGCCAAGAGTGGGCTGACCGTGCCCGAGGAGTCGATCTGGACCTCTGCGCTGGCCACCGCCGGGTTCCTCGCCGACCAGGTCCCCGGTGGCTCGGCGTACGTGGTCGGTGAGGCAGGCCTGACCACCGCGCTGTACGAAGTGGGCTACACCCTCACCGATGTCAGCCCCGACTACGTGGTCCTGGGGGAGACCCGGACGTACTCCTTCGAGGCCATCACCAAGGCGATCCGGCTGATCGAGTCCGGGTCGCGCTTCATCGCGACCAACCCGGACGCCACCGGACCCTCAGCCGAGGGGCCGCTGCCGGCGACCGGTGCGGTCGCGGCCCTGATCACTCGGGCCACCGGTGCCGTTCCGTACTTCGTCGGCAAGCCCAACCCGATGATGTTCCGCAGTGCGATGAACCGCATCGAGGCCCACTCCGAGACCACGGTGATGGTCGGTGACCGGATGGACACCGACGTCGTCGCGGGCATCGAAGCCGGGCTGGAGACGATTCTGGTGTTGAGCGGATCCACACAAGCATCCGACATCCCCACCTACCCGTACCGCCCCGGACGGGTCCGGGACTCGATCGCCGACGTCATCGAGCTCATCTGA
- a CDS encoding alpha/beta hydrolase produces MNSPQSSADRAVTSAETATRPAEPDPATHVIVLPGGGYAGHADNEAEPIAEWLGQLGLSTSVFRYPVHTRHPGPLEAVRAEIRRIRTNGAERVALLGSSAGGHLAGHAALSAAPSALERVDAVMLCYPVVSMELDTDKGSQEELLGPSPSTEERVATSLDRLVTTTAPPFFIWHTADDPSVPVQHSYLLALALANADVPHALHVFPAGTHGLGLAEGSGEPEAWPGLCAAWLSALGWPR; encoded by the coding sequence ATGAACTCACCACAGTCCTCGGCGGATCGCGCTGTTACCTCGGCCGAGACCGCCACGCGCCCCGCCGAGCCGGACCCGGCCACGCACGTCATCGTCCTTCCCGGAGGCGGGTACGCCGGTCACGCCGACAACGAAGCGGAGCCCATCGCCGAGTGGCTCGGGCAGCTCGGACTGTCAACGAGCGTGTTCCGCTATCCGGTGCACACCAGGCACCCGGGTCCGCTGGAAGCGGTACGGGCCGAGATCCGCCGGATCCGGACGAACGGTGCCGAACGGGTCGCCCTGCTCGGATCGTCCGCCGGCGGGCACCTGGCCGGCCATGCCGCCCTGAGCGCTGCACCTTCCGCCCTCGAGCGAGTCGACGCGGTGATGCTCTGCTATCCGGTGGTGTCCATGGAGCTCGACACCGACAAGGGCAGCCAGGAGGAACTCCTGGGTCCCTCCCCCAGCACCGAGGAACGGGTCGCAACGTCCCTTGACCGCCTGGTGACCACGACGGCACCACCGTTCTTCATCTGGCACACCGCCGACGACCCGTCAGTGCCGGTGCAGCACTCCTACCTTCTGGCTCTGGCCCTGGCAAACGCGGACGTACCCCACGCTCTGCACGTCTTTCCCGCAGGGACGCACGGCCTCGGACTGGCCGAGGGCAGCGGGGAGCCAGAAGCCTGGCCGGGACTGTGCGCGGCATGGCTGTCCGCATTGGGATGGCCGCGGTGA
- a CDS encoding sugar phosphate isomerase/epimerase family protein gives MISSRLGCSSISFRHQPLPEALRTIGGLGFEEIDLGALPGVCDHVPYVLDAAAVEQVAADVHHSGLRVRSVNGDVGDLNVVLDEAQRAERADHLDMLLELTAAVGAEALVLPCGALDHEPIRSLEEDVRTVAGELAQASRRAAAAGVELWCESLHFFRLCWNEDRARRLADELEGTGVGVVMDFSHIVASGGDPVRFVESFAEQLTHVHLRDATAGNINLSIGNGEADFAAGLRALERVGYTGHFSLELETRDVSHDQRPAAARVAAAHITSLL, from the coding sequence ATGATCTCTTCCCGGTTGGGCTGCTCGTCCATCAGCTTCCGGCACCAGCCGCTGCCCGAGGCGCTACGCACCATTGGAGGGCTCGGCTTCGAGGAGATCGATCTGGGGGCCCTGCCGGGGGTCTGCGACCACGTCCCCTACGTGCTGGACGCCGCTGCCGTCGAGCAGGTCGCCGCCGACGTGCACCACTCGGGTCTGCGCGTGCGCTCGGTCAACGGGGACGTGGGTGATCTCAACGTGGTCCTGGACGAGGCGCAGCGTGCAGAGCGCGCGGACCACCTCGACATGCTCCTCGAGCTCACGGCCGCCGTCGGCGCCGAGGCCCTCGTCCTGCCCTGCGGGGCGCTGGACCACGAGCCGATCCGCTCCCTCGAGGAGGACGTCCGTACGGTGGCCGGGGAACTGGCCCAGGCATCCCGGCGGGCCGCGGCGGCCGGCGTCGAGCTGTGGTGCGAGTCGTTGCACTTCTTCCGGCTGTGCTGGAACGAGGACCGCGCGCGGCGGCTGGCGGACGAGCTCGAGGGCACCGGCGTGGGTGTGGTCATGGACTTCAGCCACATCGTGGCCTCCGGCGGGGATCCGGTGCGCTTCGTGGAGAGCTTCGCCGAGCAGCTCACCCACGTGCACCTGCGCGACGCCACCGCGGGAAACATCAACCTGAGCATCGGCAACGGCGAGGCCGACTTCGCCGCCGGCCTGCGGGCTCTGGAGCGTGTCGGGTACACCGGCCACTTCTCGCTCGAGCTCGAGACCCGCGACGTCAGCCACGACCAGCGCCCGGCGGCCGCCCGCGTGGCCGCCGCGCACATCACGTCACTGCTGTAG